DNA sequence from the Desulfobaccales bacterium genome:
TTGCATTTGGTGGGATTTTATTTCCCATAGCTTTTTTTCTCAATCATCTTATTCTGCCTTTAATATTATTTTTTTATCATTTATTACCTATCATATATTTATTTCTACATTCAGAGCCAAGATAGTCAATCGCAATGTTATTCATGGGGCCATAGTAGTATATTTGCTGATCGGTTTCCTCTGGAGCTTCATTTATTCATTGCTTGAAACCTTGCATCCAGGTTCCTTCAGCCATATGAGTGAAAAAATATTTGGGCACCGCCCTTTCGTCTATTTCAGTTTCGTCACCCTGACCACCTTGGGCTTTGGCGATATCACCCCCCAAACCCCGGTGGCCCAATCTTTTACTATTCTCGAAGCCATTCTCGGCCAGATATACCTCATCATCCAGGTTTCCTGGCTGGTCGGTCTTTACGTAGCCCATACCCGGGAGCAGAGAAAGCCATAAATGTGCAAAGGCATTCTGAGCGCGGCGATAGCCCCTTACTCCTCTGGCTGTGCCGCCTCCCAGGGGGGGTAGGAGGCAGACAGCACCAAAGCGCACCCTTAATGGCAAGCTTGTCTCCGACTTCTTAAAGAACCGCTCCGCAACTCCACCCGCCTTAAGGCATCCTGAAAATCCTCCGATGGGATGGCGCAGCTAAAGAACTCCCGGGCTCCCAACTTAAGCGCCTTCCAAATGAATTGGGGGGGTGCCTCTTGCACAAAGAGGAAAATTTCCGGACAATCCGACTTGCCGGTGGTCTGGGCAATCCACCTGTCCAGTTGCGGATCGTTATCCTGGTATTCCAGGAGCACCACGTCGATCCCTTTTTCCCCATTCAGACCGGCAAGTTCTTGGAAATGCTCCACCTGCCCGATCCCTGATGCATCCACGACTCGCCGTAGATATTCACCTTTTTCCCGGGAAGAGTAATAGACGCTGAATAGCATGGCTTAATCTCCTTTCTTGCCGAGGGTCTTGAAAGACTTTGCCAGATTGTCCCCGGGTTGGCTTAAGTATGGGGTCTTAAGGATTCCTTGACAATCGGGGCGAGGGCGGATTTTGCTGTGGGATTGAACTGAATTGGGGGTAAGGGAATCACTGAGATGAGGTGCGCTCTTCTTGGCGTCAAGCGCTCGGCTGCAATGGTATTTATTCGAAAAAAAATATTCCCCCTTCCTTGCCAGCCATGGTATTTTTTTCAGAATAAACTCCGATCTCTTAATTAATTACTCAACGCGGTCGATAAGTTTCTTGAGGTAACACCTTAAAGGATTGAGGTGATCATGAGGTTCTCCCCACCGGGCCTGAAATTTGCCATCCAGCCGCCAGCCCTTTGGGTCAGGCTCAGACACCGGTTAGCCCCTCTTGTGCTGCTCACCGGGGCCCTGCTGGTGTTGCCTGAATTTGCCTGGGCCAGCAGCGATGGTGGCGGCCACGGCCTGTTAGGCGCCATCGGCATTTCCATCATCGCCGCAACCGTGCTGGGCTACCTGGCCTACCTGCTGAAACAGCCGCTCCTCCTGGCCTATATTGCGGCGGGCGCAGCCATCGGCCCTGCATTCGGCTTCGGCTGGGTCCAGAGCAAAGAAGACATTCGAATCATCGCCGAGATCGGTCTGATTCTCCTCTTATTCATGATCGGGCTGGAGCTGGATCTCAAAAAGCTGAAAGAGTCGGGTAAGTCCCTTATCACTACGGGCATTTCCCAGTTCATTCTCTGCGCCGCCATGGGCCTGGGCTTTTTCATGTTGCTGGGCTTCACCATCGGCGAGCCCTATGAATATAGAATCTTCGGCGTCAAGGTTCTGGGCGGAGAATATGACCTGCTCTATCTGGCCGTCTGCATGGCTTTGAGCAGCACCACTATTGTGGTGAAGTTGCTCTACGAAAAATTTGAACTGGATACTCTGGCCGGGCGGCTTACCCTGGGGGTCTTAGTCTTTCAAGATATCTGGGCCATTGTGGTGTTGAGCATCCAGTCTTCCCTGGCCAACCCCCAGGCCCTGGAAATCCTGCTGAACTTCGGCGAGGCCGGGCTGGTCATCTTGATCAGCATGGTTTTGAGCAAATATGGGCTGAGGTATATATTCCAGAAAATCGCCAAACTGCCGGAACTCGTGCTGGTGGCCTCCCTGGGTTGGTGTTTCCTCATTGCCGGCCTGGCCAGTTCTTTCGGCCTATCCATGGAAATGGGCGCTTTAATCGCCGGGGTGGCCATCTCGACTTTTCCTTACAACGTGGACATCATTGCCAAGATCATCAACATCCGGGATTTTTTCATCACCTTGTTTTTCGTGGCCTTGGGGATGATAATTCCCAACCCTTTGCTTAATCTGGGCATGTTAAAGGTAGCGGGCGCAGCAGCCCTCTTCCTGATCGCCTCCCGGTTCCTGTCGGTCTATCCGGTTCTTTATTTCCTGAAAAACGGCAATCGGGTGAGTCTCTTGACTTCCATCAACCTGGCCCAGCTCAGCGAGTTCGCCCTGGTGATTGGCGTCATCGGGCTGAAGGAGCAACACATAGTCCGGGACATCCAGACCATCATCGTCTTTGTGTTTGTCATGACCTCCATCGCCTCTACCTATATGATCAAATATAACCAGAACATCCAGGGCTTCCTGAGCACGGCCCTGGGATATATCGGCTTCCGGGACCTGCGGAGCGAGGAGACGGGACCGGAGGCGGCCCACAAAGACATCGCCATCCTGGGCTTTTTCCGGGTCGCCAGCGCCTTGATCCAGGAGATCGAGGACACGGGAGCCGAAATTAGGGATCGGATAGTAGTAGTGGATTTCAATCCAAGAGTACTCTCTCGATTACCGCTCCACGGCGTCAAAGTCTACTACGGCGATATCAGTAACCCGGAGACCCTCCATCATGCCAACATTGAAGAGGCCAAGATCGTCATCTCCACCATTTCCGATGAGATCCTGGTGGGCACAAGTAACCTCAGGTTGATCGACCAAATCAAGAAGATTGCTCCCCAGGCCAAGATTATCGTCACCGCCGAAAGTTCAGCCCGGGCCGTAGTGCTCTATCATGCCGGAGCTGACTATGTTTTCCTGCCCAACCAGTTGGCCGCCCAACATCTACTGCCCGTGGTTCAGCGTCTACTGCTGGGAGAAGATATCGTCCTCAAGGATAAAGAAGTGGAACGTCTCAGCCAGCGCGATGAAGTGATCCGCTAAAGTCTGGGTAGCCCGGTTGGCCTCTCGTGGGCTTGCCGGGAACGGGAAATCCAGTACAATAAAGCTCATACCCCAATAGCGGTACAAAGAGGTTACCCGGCATGGGAGAGAAGCCCGAGAAAACCTTAAGTCGGCTGGAGCTGGCGGATTATCTGGAAAACCTCAGTGAACAACTGCGCCGGGGCTCTTTAGAGACCCATGGCCGCCACTGGACGGTGCCGGACGACTTGGACGTGCGGATGGAGTTCAAGGAAAAGAAGGGTTACCTGGTGGCCAAGCTGAGCTGGTCCTGGTCCACATTGGGGGACTATGACCAATCTTCACGGGAGGAAGTCAGCCGCTACCAGGAATCCATGAAGACCGTGAAGAAGCGGATGGGCGCCAGCTTTAAAGCGCTCCAGCAGGCGGTGGGTCAGGGTGCTTTTCCCGATGACCGCACCTTAGAAGATTTCATAGCAGTCTCCCAGGCCTTCGCGGCCATGGTTGAGCCGGACTGGCAGGGGGCCATGCAGGAATATATGGACCACCTAGCCAATTTGCAGCACGCGGTGGGGAACCGTCAGCAGGAAGTCATGCTCCATGAACTCCGGGACCTGCAAACCTGCATGAGTTCCTGCCACCGTGAATTCAAGTCCCGGGGCGGCAGGGCAACCTGACCGGTTTTCTCAAGAGAACAGTCCGGAATCCTACTCCTCCACCAGATCAACTTCCGCATTGAGGGTAAGATAGGCATGCTTGCCTACCATAAACCCCCCATGTTCCATTTCGGTATTAAACCTCATGCCGAAATCCTCCCGATTGATCTTGGTCTTGCCCCGGAACCCAAAACTGATGTAGATTCTGCCCTCATCGTTGAAGCGCGCCGGTCCGGCCCAATGGACATCCAGCAACACCGGAAGCGTTATACCGCGTATGGTCAGGTTTCCGTGGACCCAGGCGTGATCCAGACCGGCCGGCTCAACCCTTTCGCTTTTAAAGATGATCGTCGGGTAATTCTCCACGTCGAGGAAATCTGGACTTTTCAGGTGTTCATCCCGCTGTTCCAAGCCGGTGTAGATAACCGATGCGTCTATTTCCACCTCAACGGACGAGGCTGCGACATTGAGCGGGTCAAAGGAGAGCGTCCCAGAAA
Encoded proteins:
- a CDS encoding cation:proton antiporter encodes the protein MRFSPPGLKFAIQPPALWVRLRHRLAPLVLLTGALLVLPEFAWASSDGGGHGLLGAIGISIIAATVLGYLAYLLKQPLLLAYIAAGAAIGPAFGFGWVQSKEDIRIIAEIGLILLLFMIGLELDLKKLKESGKSLITTGISQFILCAAMGLGFFMLLGFTIGEPYEYRIFGVKVLGGEYDLLYLAVCMALSSTTIVVKLLYEKFELDTLAGRLTLGVLVFQDIWAIVVLSIQSSLANPQALEILLNFGEAGLVILISMVLSKYGLRYIFQKIAKLPELVLVASLGWCFLIAGLASSFGLSMEMGALIAGVAISTFPYNVDIIAKIINIRDFFITLFFVALGMIIPNPLLNLGMLKVAGAAALFLIASRFLSVYPVLYFLKNGNRVSLLTSINLAQLSEFALVIGVIGLKEQHIVRDIQTIIVFVFVMTSIASTYMIKYNQNIQGFLSTALGYIGFRDLRSEETGPEAAHKDIAILGFFRVASALIQEIEDTGAEIRDRIVVVDFNPRVLSRLPLHGVKVYYGDISNPETLHHANIEEAKIVISTISDEILVGTSNLRLIDQIKKIAPQAKIIVTAESSARAVVLYHAGADYVFLPNQLAAQHLLPVVQRLLLGEDIVLKDKEVERLSQRDEVIR
- a CDS encoding ion channel; this translates as MRYEDKEKGSRTLAIGGIKAGQQSQKFSDRLLRSAKILPKFFEQDRYGFLLVCLFFFIAGIPVIENFFELKIITAVVFSLISISAIYAITRQKSLFIISALLFLPLIICIWWDFISHSFFSQSSYSAFNIIFLSFITYHIFISTFRAKIVNRNVIHGAIVVYLLIGFLWSFIYSLLETLHPGSFSHMSEKIFGHRPFVYFSFVTLTTLGFGDITPQTPVAQSFTILEAILGQIYLIIQVSWLVGLYVAHTREQRKP
- a CDS encoding YceI family protein — its product is MSKWKLNANHSVAEFAVRHMMVSWVVGLFNKVSGTLSFDPLNVAASSVEVEIDASVIYTGLEQRDEHLKSPDFLDVENYPTIIFKSERVEPAGLDHAWVHGNLTIRGITLPVLLDVHWAGPARFNDEGRIYISFGFRGKTKINREDFGMRFNTEMEHGGFMVGKHAYLTLNAEVDLVEE
- a CDS encoding GAK system XXXCH domain-containing protein, whose protein sequence is MGEKPEKTLSRLELADYLENLSEQLRRGSLETHGRHWTVPDDLDVRMEFKEKKGYLVAKLSWSWSTLGDYDQSSREEVSRYQESMKTVKKRMGASFKALQQAVGQGAFPDDRTLEDFIAVSQAFAAMVEPDWQGAMQEYMDHLANLQHAVGNRQQEVMLHELRDLQTCMSSCHREFKSRGGRAT